The Candidatus Melainabacteria bacterium genome contains a region encoding:
- a CDS encoding SDR family oxidoreductase: MSNLLKDKVAVITGAGRGIGQATAILFAKEGANVFVTDIDKKPLEETISMIKSTGGIVSGIQGDVTKKEDCERIMKNVSLSSIDILANIAGITRDRVVQKMTLEDWNFIINVNLTGTFNCIQAAEPYMRKPAKEEQQKSGQAKTRSIINVSSTSGTGGNAGQANYAASKAGIIGLTKTIAKEWARFNITCNAVAPGFIETRLTQAKKEGEDFGIPEEQKLLISMLHQQTGLARELGKVEDVAKVILFFASDLSAYVTGQVLTVAGGMIGTI; this comes from the coding sequence ATGTCGAATTTATTAAAAGATAAAGTTGCAGTAATAACAGGTGCAGGTCGTGGTATTGGACAAGCAACAGCAATTTTATTTGCAAAAGAAGGAGCAAATGTTTTTGTTACTGACATTGATAAAAAACCTCTTGAGGAAACAATTTCAATGATTAAATCAACAGGTGGCATTGTATCGGGTATACAAGGAGATGTAACCAAAAAAGAAGATTGCGAACGAATAATGAAAAATGTGTCTCTATCTTCCATTGATATTCTTGCTAACATTGCAGGAATTACTCGTGACAGAGTTGTTCAAAAAATGACTTTAGAAGATTGGAACTTTATTATAAATGTAAATTTAACAGGCACATTTAATTGTATTCAAGCGGCAGAACCTTATATGCGTAAGCCTGCAAAAGAAGAACAACAAAAATCAGGCCAAGCAAAAACAAGATCAATAATCAATGTTTCATCTACTTCTGGAACTGGTGGAAATGCAGGACAGGCCAATTATGCAGCAAGCAAGGCAGGAATAATTGGTCTAACAAAAACAATAGCAAAAGAGTGGGCAAGGTTTAATATTACGTGTAATGCAGTTGCACCAGGTTTTATTGAAACAAGACTTACTCAAGCAAAAAAAGAAGGAGAAGATTTTGGAATTCCTGAAGAACAAAAACTATTAATTAGTATGTTACACCAACAAACAGGACTTGCAAGAGAGTTAGGAAAAGTAGAAGATGTTGCAAAAGTAATTTTGTTTTTTGCTTCTGATTTATCAGCTTATGTTACTGGCCAGGTTCTTACAGTAGCAGGCGGAATGATAGGAACGATTTAA
- a CDS encoding methionine adenosyltransferase, with translation MAKQLFTSESVTEGHPDKLCDQISDAVLDAALTGDPKSRVACETFATTGLVVIGGEITSKTRLDYESIARKTIEEIGYAGPDAGGFDAHTCGVMVCVKGQSPDIAQGVSTAKEHRDEDSSDQIDKLGAGDQGLMFGFACDETPELMPLPISLAQRLALKLSQIRKQGVLPYLRPDGKTQVTIEYDEKGVPKRIDTLVISTQHAAKINGKTDNFDLQKYIEADMKEFVIRPVVEQLGHLIDSETKYLINPSGRFVIGGPQGDAGLTGRKIIVDTYGGYARHGGGAFSGKDPTKVDRSASYAARYIAKNVVSAGLAKQCEVQVSYAIGVAKPISISVSTFGTGKIKDSELGSIINQIFDLRPLAIIKKFNLQNLPKLNDGVFYRSIASYGHFGRSDLKLPWEELDKVKELQKAANGAWAVA, from the coding sequence ATGGCAAAACAATTATTTACATCAGAGTCTGTTACTGAAGGACATCCAGACAAACTTTGTGATCAAATTTCAGATGCAGTACTTGATGCAGCTTTAACGGGAGATCCTAAAAGCAGGGTTGCATGCGAGACTTTTGCTACTACAGGACTTGTAGTTATTGGTGGTGAAATTACCTCTAAAACAAGACTTGATTATGAGTCAATTGCAAGAAAAACAATTGAAGAAATTGGTTATGCTGGACCAGATGCTGGTGGCTTTGATGCGCATACATGTGGGGTTATGGTTTGTGTAAAAGGCCAGTCACCTGATATTGCACAAGGAGTATCTACTGCAAAAGAGCACAGAGATGAGGATTCAAGTGACCAAATTGATAAACTTGGTGCAGGAGATCAAGGTTTAATGTTTGGTTTTGCTTGTGATGAAACACCAGAGTTAATGCCTCTTCCAATTAGTCTTGCTCAAAGGCTTGCATTAAAACTTTCTCAAATTAGAAAGCAAGGTGTTTTACCTTATTTAAGACCTGATGGAAAGACACAAGTAACAATTGAATATGATGAAAAAGGAGTCCCCAAAAGAATAGATACTCTTGTAATTTCAACTCAACATGCTGCAAAAATAAATGGAAAGACAGATAATTTTGATCTTCAAAAATATATCGAAGCTGATATGAAAGAGTTTGTAATTAGACCTGTTGTTGAACAACTTGGACACTTAATTGATAGTGAAACAAAATATCTTATAAATCCTTCAGGACGTTTTGTAATAGGTGGCCCACAAGGTGATGCAGGACTTACTGGAAGAAAAATAATTGTTGACACTTACGGTGGTTATGCACGTCATGGAGGTGGAGCATTCTCAGGGAAAGATCCTACAAAAGTAGACAGATCCGCATCTTATGCTGCAAGATACATTGCAAAAAATGTTGTAAGTGCAGGACTTGCGAAGCAATGTGAAGTGCAGGTTTCTTATGCAATTGGTGTTGCAAAACCAATTTCAATAAGTGTTTCAACTTTTGGTACAGGGAAAATAAAAGATAGTGAACTAGGAAGTATCATTAATCAGATATTTGACCTAAGGCCACTTGCAATAATTAAGAAATTTAACTTACAAAATCTGCCAAAACTAAATGATGGAGTCTTTTATAGAAGCATTGCTAGTTATGGACACTTTGGGAGATCAGATTTAAAACTTCCTTGGGAAGAACTGGACAAAGTTAAAGAACTTCAAAAAGCAGCTAATGGAGCCTGGGCTGTGGCTTAA
- the thyX gene encoding FAD-dependent thymidylate synthase — protein MPAKKSKEEIEKEINNNIAKRIIEPIVPTVELIEHSPNLKYLIWRAARICYSIKSMPELEQEWKETPDEKRTGLILGLIERGHRTTYSHVNFSYVIVCSRVVSHQLVRHQVGVTIDQESQRYVPYESGFRYITPEGVDNNAFKKLMENAHNQYMSLYKEYRLRGLGKRESAELARYVLPSAISTRMICTCSLAALIHLNHVRVHGDTGRPQGETQMVCREMVRLAIESEPWLKVAFEKKKKGVIKIKK, from the coding sequence ATGCCCGCTAAAAAATCAAAAGAAGAAATAGAAAAAGAAATTAATAACAACATTGCTAAAAGAATCATTGAACCAATTGTGCCAACAGTTGAATTAATTGAGCACAGTCCAAATTTAAAATATTTAATCTGGCGAGCAGCTAGAATTTGTTATTCAATTAAAAGTATGCCAGAGTTGGAACAAGAATGGAAAGAAACACCAGATGAAAAAAGAACTGGACTTATCCTAGGTTTGATTGAGCGTGGACACAGAACTACATACAGCCATGTAAACTTTAGTTATGTAATAGTTTGTTCACGTGTTGTTAGTCATCAACTTGTAAGGCATCAAGTTGGAGTGACTATTGATCAAGAATCTCAAAGGTATGTTCCTTATGAAAGTGGTTTTAGATATATAACACCTGAAGGTGTAGATAATAATGCTTTTAAAAAATTAATGGAAAATGCTCACAATCAGTATATGTCTTTGTATAAGGAGTATAGATTAAGAGGATTGGGTAAAAGAGAATCAGCAGAGTTAGCTAGATATGTACTTCCTTCTGCAATATCGACTAGAATGATTTGTACTTGTTCACTTGCTGCACTGATACATTTAAATCATGTGCGTGTGCATGGTGATACTGGCAGGCCACAAGGTGAAACTCAAATGGTATGTCGTGAAATGGTTAGACTTGCAATTGAATCTGAGCCTTGGCTTAAAGTAGCTTTTGAAAAAAAGAAAAAAGGGGTTATAAAAATAAAAAAATGA
- a CDS encoding PaaI family thioesterase, with protein MPVRTFDKYLGLKLVSRKKGYYKVKLALKPEHLNNGGIAHGGMLATLFDVVLAGAINTVMDKKEFCVTANLNIDYVNPAFPGELYAKAKVTKRGNTLAFVEGVIETENRVLIAKANGIWVIKSKPIKGTKKIKRME; from the coding sequence ATGCCTGTTAGAACTTTTGATAAATATTTGGGATTAAAGCTAGTTAGTAGAAAAAAAGGTTATTACAAAGTTAAATTAGCTTTAAAACCAGAGCACCTAAATAATGGAGGAATTGCACATGGTGGAATGCTAGCTACTTTATTTGATGTTGTTCTTGCTGGTGCAATAAATACTGTAATGGACAAAAAAGAATTTTGTGTTACTGCAAATTTAAATATTGATTATGTAAATCCAGCTTTCCCTGGAGAACTTTATGCAAAAGCTAAAGTAACTAAAAGAGGTAATACCTTAGCATTTGTAGAAGGAGTAATTGAAACTGAAAACAGAGTACTAATTGCAAAAGCAAATGGCATTTGGGTAATTAAATCAAAACCAATTAAAGGAACTAAAAAAATTAAAAGGATGGAGTAA
- a CDS encoding Crp/Fnr family transcriptional regulator produces the protein MTTSSSVMNKIAQVSLFQDLGPAELEEIALMCTRKKYPSGSSIIMTEDEEHSFYVISQGKVIVKAVDSSMREKVLAYLEPGDFFGEISAIDSEPRSADVVSGNEEVEVLMFSQKDFLEILQNYPQVHLSLSREFCRRLRLINHRLSSVSLPASARVARALILIANEHGKMTKEGLLLPKLSQTDIAKMSDSARETVNRAFSELRDESLIIPTESKQVLIPSKEKLEEWIKKQTGAVTPSF, from the coding sequence ATGACAACTTCTTCCTCAGTAATGAATAAAATAGCTCAGGTTTCTTTATTTCAAGATTTAGGACCTGCTGAACTTGAAGAGATTGCACTCATGTGTACTAGAAAAAAATATCCATCAGGTTCTTCTATCATTATGACTGAAGATGAAGAGCATTCATTTTATGTAATTAGTCAAGGAAAAGTTATAGTAAAAGCAGTTGATTCTTCAATGCGTGAAAAAGTTTTAGCATATCTAGAACCAGGAGATTTTTTTGGAGAAATATCTGCTATTGATTCTGAACCAAGATCAGCAGATGTAGTAAGCGGAAATGAAGAAGTAGAAGTTTTAATGTTTTCTCAAAAAGATTTTTTAGAGATCCTGCAAAATTATCCTCAGGTTCACTTATCCTTAAGTAGGGAATTTTGTAGAAGACTCAGACTTATAAATCACAGATTAAGCAGTGTTTCTCTACCAGCAAGTGCAAGGGTTGCAAGAGCACTTATATTAATTGCAAATGAACATGGAAAAATGACAAAGGAAGGTTTGCTCTTACCAAAACTTAGCCAAACTGACATTGCAAAAATGTCTGACTCAGCACGTGAAACTGTAAATAGAGCTTTTAGTGAGTTGCGAGATGAAAGTTTAATCATACCAACTGAATCAAAACAAGTTTTAATTCCTAGTAAAGAAAAACTAGAGGAATGGATTAAAAAACAAACTGGTGCTGTTACTCCATCCTTTTAA